In Ignavibacteria bacterium, one DNA window encodes the following:
- a CDS encoding glutamine--tRNA ligase/YqeY domain fusion protein: MIDNTSSNKSKNFIYEIIDEDLKTNKWKGRVHTRFPPEPNGYLHIGHAKSICLNYGIARDYNGKFNLRFDDTNPEKEETEYVESIIEDVKWLGADFEDRILYASDYFQQMYDWAIVLIKKGKSYVCELSSDEIRETRGTLTEPGKESPFRNRSTEENLKLFEQMKNGEFPNGSKTLRAKIDMASPNLNLRDPIMYRIVHAEHHRTGNKWCIYPTYDWAHGNEDSIERITHSICTLEFENHRPLYDWYLEQLEVHHPQQIEFARLNLSFTVMSKRRLLQLVKEGYVDGWDDPRMPTISGYKRRGYTPDSIRNFAEKIGVAKRDALTDIALLEFAIRDDLNKNAQRVMAVLKPIKVVLMNYDGEEELEAVNNPEKPEMGTRKIPFSNEFYIDRDDFMENPPKGFHRLIPGGEVRLRYAYIIKCEEVIKNEKGEVVELKCIYDPDTKSGSGTSTKKVKGVIHWVSAKHALETEVRLYDRLFTLENPGVSEDWLNKINPNSLEIISNAKVEPFLKNAKPLDKFQFERLGYFCVDTKYTTPEKLSFNRTVTLKDSWGKTKK, from the coding sequence ATGATTGATAATACTTCATCAAACAAATCCAAAAACTTCATCTATGAAATTATCGATGAAGATTTAAAAACCAACAAATGGAAAGGAAGAGTTCATACACGTTTTCCTCCTGAACCGAATGGTTATCTTCATATTGGGCATGCAAAATCAATCTGCTTGAATTATGGGATTGCGCGTGATTACAATGGAAAATTCAATCTCAGATTTGACGATACAAATCCAGAAAAAGAAGAAACAGAATATGTAGAATCAATAATTGAAGATGTTAAATGGCTTGGAGCAGATTTTGAAGATAGAATCTTGTATGCATCCGATTATTTCCAGCAGATGTATGACTGGGCAATTGTCTTAATAAAAAAAGGGAAGTCTTACGTTTGCGAGTTGTCCTCTGATGAAATTAGAGAAACCCGCGGAACACTGACTGAACCTGGAAAGGAATCTCCGTTCAGAAATAGGTCAACTGAAGAAAATCTAAAACTCTTCGAACAAATGAAAAATGGAGAGTTCCCTAATGGCTCAAAAACCTTGCGTGCAAAAATTGATATGGCTTCTCCAAACTTAAATTTAAGAGATCCAATTATGTACCGAATAGTTCATGCAGAACATCATCGAACTGGAAATAAATGGTGCATCTATCCAACTTATGATTGGGCACATGGAAATGAAGATTCAATTGAACGAATAACTCACTCCATCTGTACGCTCGAGTTTGAAAATCATCGTCCGCTTTACGATTGGTATTTAGAGCAGCTTGAAGTTCATCATCCGCAGCAAATTGAATTTGCAAGATTGAACTTAAGCTTCACCGTTATGAGCAAACGACGCTTACTTCAGCTTGTTAAAGAAGGTTATGTTGATGGTTGGGACGATCCGCGAATGCCAACAATTTCAGGTTATAAACGCAGAGGATATACACCGGATTCAATTAGAAATTTTGCAGAGAAGATCGGTGTTGCCAAACGTGATGCTCTAACTGATATTGCATTACTTGAGTTTGCGATTCGGGATGATTTGAACAAGAATGCTCAAAGAGTTATGGCAGTTCTCAAACCAATTAAAGTTGTATTGATGAATTATGATGGTGAAGAAGAACTTGAGGCCGTGAACAATCCGGAAAAGCCGGAAATGGGCACACGAAAAATCCCTTTCTCAAATGAATTTTACATTGATCGCGATGACTTTATGGAAAATCCTCCTAAAGGTTTTCATCGTTTAATTCCAGGCGGAGAAGTTCGTTTACGGTATGCATACATAATCAAATGTGAAGAGGTTATAAAGAACGAAAAAGGGGAAGTTGTTGAGCTTAAATGCATATACGATCCTGATACGAAGAGTGGCAGCGGAACAAGTACAAAAAAAGTGAAAGGAGTTATCCATTGGGTCTCTGCAAAACATGCGCTTGAAACCGAAGTTCGACTTTATGATAGATTGTTTACATTAGAAAATCCCGGCGTTTCGGAAGATTGGCTGAATAAAATAAATCCAAATTCTTTGGAGATAATTTCAAACGCAAAAGTGGAACCATTTCTTAAAAATGCAAAACCACTTGATAAATTTCAGTTTGAACGGCTCGGTTATTTTTGTGTGGATACTAAATACACAACGCCAGAAAAATTATCTTTTAATAGGACTGTAACACTGAAAGACAGCTGGGGAAAAACGAAAAAATAG
- a CDS encoding glutamate--tRNA ligase: MSEFKPRVRFAPSPTGYLHVGGLRTALYNYLFAKKNNGKFILRIEDTDQSRYVEGAVENLVSALRWAGLDFDEGPDVGGNFGPYMQSQRLEIYKQHAEELIREGDAYYCFCTPERLKALREEQEKQKLPQAKYDKHCLSFSKSELEEKLERKIQYVIRLNVKPDHKIVFNDVIRERVEFDSNNIDDQVLIKSDGFPTYHLANVVDDHLMEISHVIRGEEWLSSTPKHVLLYDSFGWERPVFAHLPLLLNPDKSKLSKRQGDVAVEDYRDKGYLKEALINFVALLGWNAGDDREFYYLAELVDAFSLERVNKAGAVFDVVKLNSLNAEHLRKLNNAEILLLLKKEFLNSQFVTFNLSDDYLLKIIEAMKERVSFVRDFIDNCKYFYKAPAEYEQKAVEKNWKPETSHQMKKLLETFEKLNNPSKEDYEKALTIVAEELGVGKGKLIHPLRLAVSGQSTGPGMFDLLIILGKNEVVNRIIRAIDLLV, encoded by the coding sequence TTGTCTGAATTTAAACCACGAGTAAGATTTGCTCCCTCTCCCACCGGTTATTTGCACGTCGGCGGTTTGAGAACCGCTTTATATAATTATTTATTTGCAAAAAAGAATAACGGAAAATTTATTTTAAGAATTGAAGATACCGACCAATCGCGTTACGTTGAAGGTGCTGTTGAAAATTTAGTATCAGCTTTGAGATGGGCTGGACTCGACTTTGATGAAGGTCCTGATGTCGGTGGAAATTTTGGTCCATACATGCAGTCTCAAAGGTTAGAGATTTACAAGCAACATGCGGAAGAACTAATTCGAGAAGGTGATGCTTATTACTGTTTCTGCACTCCCGAAAGATTAAAAGCCCTGCGCGAAGAACAAGAAAAACAAAAACTCCCTCAAGCTAAATATGACAAGCATTGTCTTTCTTTTTCAAAAAGTGAGCTTGAAGAAAAACTTGAACGAAAAATTCAATATGTGATCAGATTAAATGTTAAACCCGATCATAAAATTGTTTTTAACGATGTAATTCGTGAGCGAGTTGAATTTGACAGCAATAATATTGATGACCAAGTATTAATTAAAAGTGACGGCTTCCCCACTTATCATTTGGCTAATGTTGTTGATGATCATCTGATGGAGATCAGTCATGTAATCCGTGGTGAAGAATGGTTATCATCCACACCAAAACATGTTTTGCTCTATGATTCTTTCGGATGGGAACGACCTGTATTCGCGCATCTTCCGCTTCTATTAAATCCAGATAAATCAAAATTAAGCAAACGTCAAGGTGATGTAGCAGTTGAAGATTACCGTGATAAAGGTTACTTGAAAGAAGCACTTATAAATTTTGTTGCACTTCTCGGCTGGAATGCCGGTGATGACCGCGAATTTTATTACTTGGCTGAACTTGTCGATGCATTCTCACTTGAAAGGGTGAATAAAGCCGGTGCTGTATTTGATGTTGTAAAATTGAATTCATTAAATGCAGAACATTTGAGAAAACTAAATAATGCAGAAATCCTTCTACTTCTAAAAAAGGAATTTCTCAATTCTCAATTTGTCACTTTCAATTTATCAGACGATTACTTACTGAAGATTATAGAAGCAATGAAAGAGAGAGTTTCATTTGTTCGCGATTTTATAGATAACTGTAAATATTTTTATAAAGCGCCAGCTGAATATGAACAAAAAGCTGTCGAGAAAAATTGGAAACCGGAAACTTCCCATCAAATGAAAAAACTTCTTGAAACATTCGAAAAGTTAAACAATCCAAGTAAAGAAGACTATGAAAAAGCATTAACAATTGTCGCTGAAGAACTTGGAGTTGGGAAAGGAAAACTTATTCATCCACTCCGACTTGCAGTCAGCGGACAAAGCACCGGACCGGGAATGTTTGATTTACTAATTATATTAGGAAAAAATGAGGTTGTGAATCGAATTATAAGAGCAATAGATCTTTTAGTTTGA
- a CDS encoding superoxide dismutase, with amino-acid sequence MAKYELPALPYSIEALEPSIDAMTMEIHHSRHHAGYVNNLNNAVGGSELEKSTIEEILKNISKHPTAVRNNGGGHYNHSLFWQVMKKNGGGTPKTELLKVIESNFGSFDSFKEKFSNAATTRFGSGWAWLVVNEGKLLVGSTPNQDNPLMDLSDVKGLPILGLDVWEHAYYLKYQNKRGDYISAWWNVVNWDAVTEKYFEALK; translated from the coding sequence ATGGCAAAATATGAATTACCAGCACTTCCATATTCGATAGAGGCATTGGAACCAAGTATTGATGCAATGACGATGGAAATCCATCACAGTCGGCATCATGCTGGATACGTTAATAACTTAAATAATGCAGTTGGTGGAAGCGAATTAGAAAAATCAACTATTGAAGAGATTTTGAAAAATATTTCAAAACATCCAACTGCCGTGCGAAACAACGGCGGCGGACATTATAATCATTCGCTCTTTTGGCAGGTTATGAAAAAAAATGGCGGAGGCACGCCCAAAACCGAATTATTAAAAGTGATCGAATCCAATTTCGGCTCGTTTGATTCATTTAAAGAAAAATTCTCAAATGCAGCTACAACGCGTTTTGGTTCAGGTTGGGCATGGCTTGTTGTTAATGAAGGAAAATTACTTGTCGGATCGACTCCAAATCAAGATAATCCACTCATGGACTTATCAGATGTGAAAGGTTTACCCATATTGGGACTCGATGTTTGGGAACATGCATACTATTTAAAATATCAAAACAAACGAGGTGATTATATTTCAGCTTGGTGGAACGTTGTAAATTGGGATGCTGTGACTGAGAAATACTTCGAAGCATTAAAATAA
- a CDS encoding iron-sulfur cluster assembly accessory protein: MAEITTELGDLEVTDKALNEIKKIMTENKITSETHGLRLGVKGGGCSGLIYSLAFDANKKDNDHIIDIENVKLYIDPKSLFYLGGTILDFSDGLSGRGFVFNNPNAAKTCGCGSSFSV; this comes from the coding sequence ATGGCTGAGATTACAACTGAACTAGGAGATCTTGAAGTTACTGATAAAGCATTGAACGAGATAAAAAAAATTATGACTGAGAATAAAATCACATCAGAAACGCACGGATTGAGACTTGGTGTTAAAGGAGGCGGATGCTCCGGATTAATCTACTCACTCGCATTTGATGCAAATAAAAAAGATAATGATCACATAATTGATATAGAAAATGTGAAATTATACATCGATCCGAAAAGTTTATTCTATCTTGGCGGCACTATTCTCGATTTTTCTGATGGTCTAAGTGGGCGTGGATTTGTATTCAACAATCCAAATGCTGCAAAGACCTGCGGATGCGGAAGTTCATTCTCAGTTTAG